Below is a window of Saccopteryx bilineata isolate mSacBil1 chromosome 11, mSacBil1_pri_phased_curated, whole genome shotgun sequence DNA.
TGCCCTGGACACAGTCCACCTCCACTGAATATTTGAATAAGTGAGCAACCAGCTTTACCAGCTAATTTTGGATATAAACTTTTACTCAAGGATCCAGGTCTACCAAGGATGACAGGACAGAATCTGACCTACTTAGACCATTTCCAGGATATCAGTTCACTCAGAGCAGTCAAAACTCAACAGTGTCCTCAGCCATACTCAACATACTCAGAGGCAACTGGTCATCTGGTTTCGGTAGTTCCTGGTTTAGGTGGCTGCCTTTTTTTATAGAATCTAAATTACTCAATCCAGCTCGTCAACCCTTGGGCAAATATGGCTCTTCCCCTTCGCTTCATCTGAGGAGACATGGCTTTTTACTTACGCAGTTTTTCAGGGCTGTGTGAATGTCTCTGTTTCTCAGGCTGTAGATGATGGGATTGACCATGGGAGTCAGGATGGTGTAGAGCAGAGAGGACCCTTTGCGCAAGAGTTGGGATGAATTGGCTGAGGGCACAAGGTACGTGGCAATCAGCGTCCCGTAAAACACCGTGACCATGgtgaggtgggaggagcaggtggAGAAGGCCTTTTTCCGGCCCATACCAGATGGAATTCTTAGGATAGCAGCAAGAATGCAGGAGTAAGAAGCTGTGATGAGAAAAAATGGGACCAGGGTCACTGCAGAAGAGGTGGCATAAGCAATGGTCTCAGTCAGTGAGGTGTCCGTGCAGGAGAGATGAACCAGAGGACTGAAGTCACAAAAGAAGTGATCAATTTCACTGGGTCCACAGAAGGTTAGTCTAGACAGTAGGACCATAGTGATTGCTGTCAGGAGGAAGCAGCAAAgccaagagccagcagccagCCGAATGCAGAGGGGGCCAGTCATGAGGATGGGATAGCGGAGAGGTTGACAGATGGCCAGGTAGCAATCATAAGACATCACAGCAAGCAAGAGACACTCTGTTGCAGCCAGGGACCCGAAGAAGTAAAATTGTGCCAGGCATCCAGCCACAGAGATGGTCTTCTGTTCAGCTATGATAATCAGCAACATCTTGGGAACAATGTTGGAGGTATACCAGACCTCCAGAAAGGACAAGTTCaccaggaagaagtacatgggtATGTGGAGGTGATGGTTGAACAAAACTATCAGGACAATGAGGATGTTTCCACAAGCAGTTAAGatgtagaaaatgaaaaacatcagGAAGAGGAAAATATTTAGCTGTCGGATTGAAGAAAATCCTCCAAGCACAAATTCCACTATTGCTGTTTGGTTTTCCCAGGATAGGTTCATCATGACTTGCTTCCATAGGAACATAACACCCAGtgataaaacacacaaaatgcagAGAATTCCAGCTTACACACAGCATGGGCCGACAGCTGGTGATATCGACGACCCACTCAGGTGTTTGGAAGTTCTTTTTATTTGGGTGGAAAAGTAGCACCTTTTTTCAAGTCCTGAAATGGGAAATAAAAGAATTTGGACTAAGAGCTTGTGACCACTTTAACTTCCCCACTTTTTTCTCCcacctgtttgtgtgtgtgtgtgtgtgtgtgttttcaatcAGGAACAATGTCAGCAGGAAATGGAAGAAGTAGGAAGAGGAATACAAAGGGGAGGAaagaccccaaaggcaagggaagtaaaggcaagttaaatgaatggtactacatcagactaagaagcttctgcacagcaagagaaacagacagccaactaaatgagaaatgatatttgcaaacaacagctcagataaggggttaatatccaaaatagataaagaactcacaaaactcagcaacaaacaagcaaacaatacaataaaaaaatgaggagaggacataaacagacacttctcccaagaaaaaaatggccaatagatatatgaaaagatgctcttcttcactagctattagagaaatgcaaatcaaaactacaatgagataccacctcatgcctgttaggttagctattatcaacaagacaggtaataaatgttggagaggctgaggagaaaaaggaaccctcactcactgttggtgggaatataaattagtacaaccattatggaagaaaggtggttcctcaaaaaattaagaacagaactaccatatgacccagcaatctctctactgggtatatacccccaaaactcgaaaacattggtatgtaaagacacatgcacccctatgttcatctcagcattgttcacggtgtccaagacatggaaacaactgaaatgcccttcaatagaggattagataaagaagatgtggtacatatactatggaatactactcagccataagaaatggtgatatAGTATCATTtctgacaatatggatggaccttgataacattatactgagtgaaataagccaatcagaaaaagctaaaaactgtatgagtccatacataggtgggacacaaaaccaAGACTCacggacatggacaagagtgcagcAGTTaccaggggagaaggaaggggggagaggaacgAGGAttagggaggaggagggacaaatatgaggtgacagaggatgatctgactttgggcgatgggtatacaacatacagtcatcgactgtccaaatgatacgGAGATGTtttcccaaaatctatgtactctagttgatcaatgtcaccctgttaaatttaatcatctacataaaaacagtaaataaaaataaataaataaaacaaaagggaggaaagaggaagaaaaaatccCTCCTGCCCTGGAGCCTGGGGAGgtatggaagaaaaggaagaaaatctaaaAGGAAGGGTGGGCACACTCCAGAGGGTTTGTGGACTCTCAGACAGGAGGACCCCCCTCCTTAGTGCTGTTTACCTTCAGAGAAATGGTCCCTGTCATAGCTATTGT
It encodes the following:
- the LOC136315717 gene encoding olfactory receptor 11A1-like — translated: MMNLSWENQTAIVEFVLGGFSSIRQLNIFLFLMFFIFYILTACGNILIVLIVLFNHHLHIPMYFFLVNLSFLEVWYTSNIVPKMLLIIIAEQKTISVAGCLAQFYFFGSLAATECLLLAVMSYDCYLAICQPLRYPILMTGPLCIRLAAGSWLCCFLLTAITMVLLSRLTFCGPSEIDHFFCDFSPLVHLSCTDTSLTETIAYATSSAVTLVPFFLITASYSCILAAILRIPSGMGRKKAFSTCSSHLTMVTVFYGTLIATYLVPSANSSQLLRKGSSLLYTILTPMVNPIIYSLRNRDIHTALKNCVSKKPCLLR